The Roseateles sp. XES5 genome window below encodes:
- a CDS encoding ROK family transcriptional regulator, producing MNELRTIRAKSGTNQEGTSAHNRRVIIEAIRLNGPLSRADLARATRLTKQAVSNLVESLEADGLVASQALVRGARGQPSTPYDLVPEGAFALGVQIDRELARVVAVDLLGREHARAVANLPPGDPAGGSRVILDLIETVRAELAARIPVSAQRLTGLGVAMPGPFGLEPPDDDRWMMGKWQTFPLLETLSAGSGLQTSLQSDATACATAERMNGAADGLDHVVCLYLGYGIGAGLILGGELYTGSHRNAGEIGMVLFSRGGTVLPLEHRASLASLFQLLGLDSATTDAYDAVERLAEADDPRILSWLAGAAADFRQAVHMVETLFDPQTVILTGSAPQPLARRLFEAIFPLMPSNVERPDRTLPRLQLGTMDPWAVALGAAADPIRRAFDPLFAAILKEAS from the coding sequence ATGAACGAATTGCGGACGATCCGTGCGAAAAGCGGAACCAACCAGGAAGGCACGAGCGCCCATAACCGGCGCGTCATCATCGAGGCCATCCGCCTGAACGGCCCGCTGTCGCGCGCCGACCTTGCCCGCGCCACGCGCCTGACGAAACAGGCCGTGTCCAATCTCGTCGAAAGCCTGGAGGCGGACGGGCTCGTCGCCTCGCAGGCGCTGGTGCGCGGCGCGCGCGGCCAGCCCTCGACGCCCTACGATCTCGTTCCGGAGGGGGCCTTTGCGCTCGGCGTGCAGATCGACCGGGAACTGGCCCGCGTCGTCGCGGTCGATCTTCTCGGCCGCGAACATGCCCGCGCGGTCGCCAACCTTCCGCCCGGCGACCCCGCCGGCGGCAGCCGCGTGATCCTCGACCTGATCGAGACGGTGCGCGCCGAGCTTGCCGCCCGCATTCCGGTCTCCGCCCAGCGGCTTACCGGGCTCGGCGTCGCCATGCCCGGCCCCTTCGGGCTGGAGCCGCCGGACGACGACCGCTGGATGATGGGCAAGTGGCAGACCTTCCCGCTTCTGGAAACGCTGTCGGCCGGCTCGGGGCTGCAAACGAGCCTGCAGAGCGACGCCACCGCCTGCGCCACGGCCGAACGCATGAACGGCGCGGCCGACGGGCTCGACCATGTGGTCTGCCTCTATCTCGGTTACGGCATCGGCGCGGGCCTCATCCTTGGCGGTGAGCTCTATACCGGCAGCCACCGCAATGCCGGCGAAATCGGCATGGTGCTGTTTTCACGCGGCGGCACCGTGCTGCCGCTGGAACATCGCGCCTCCCTCGCCTCGCTCTTCCAGCTTCTCGGCCTCGATAGCGCGACGACCGATGCCTATGACGCCGTGGAACGGCTCGCCGAGGCGGACGATCCGCGTATCCTGTCCTGGCTCGCCGGGGCGGCGGCGGATTTCCGGCAGGCCGTACACATGGTCGAGACCCTGTTCGACCCCCAGACCGTCATTCTCACCGGCAGCGCGCCGCAACCCCTGGCGCGGCGGCTCTTCGAGGCGATCTTCCCGCTGATGCCCTCCAATGTCGAACGGCCGGATCGCACCCTTCCCCGCCTTCAGCTCGGCACGATGGATCCCTGGGCCGTCGCCCTCGGCGCGGCCGCCGACCCCATCCGCCGCGCCTTCGACCCGCTTTTCGCGGCCATCCTGAAGGAAGCCTCCTGA
- a CDS encoding AraC family transcriptional regulator: protein MTTAPFAMQRLSTEDVPRRERMAFLHDFMALHVWGGRRLLPPDLDTFRVDLEAMTLPSGLMVSSGFFTPMRGVRARDLLQDGRQNYVWTIQNDEREISVEGKAPIKVAPGDLVLISEGIFHECWHGNLTHFDFVSLDRQLLADRAPRLDLEASYVIPASAGGMPLLKNYVDLIRGNPPGSARIGEAAARHVYDLTALVLDGFVRGGAERNEISIAAARLKLVQKDIRERLCDHGLHIEAVARRQGVTVRYVQRLFENVGTTFTDFVREQRLEYALRLLRERDRASSTITTIAYDAGFSEVSSFNRAFRKRFDATPSEIRAEILSR from the coding sequence ATGACGACCGCACCGTTTGCCATGCAGCGGCTCTCCACCGAGGATGTTCCACGGCGGGAGCGGATGGCGTTCCTGCATGATTTCATGGCGCTCCATGTCTGGGGAGGGCGCCGGCTGCTGCCACCCGATCTAGACACGTTCCGCGTCGACCTCGAGGCGATGACCCTGCCGAGCGGGCTCATGGTCTCCAGCGGTTTCTTCACCCCGATGCGGGGCGTTCGGGCGCGCGACCTCCTTCAGGACGGACGCCAGAACTATGTCTGGACGATCCAGAACGACGAACGCGAGATTTCCGTCGAAGGCAAGGCGCCGATCAAGGTGGCCCCGGGCGATCTCGTGCTGATAAGCGAGGGGATATTCCATGAATGCTGGCATGGAAATCTCACCCACTTCGACTTCGTCTCGCTAGACCGCCAGCTTCTTGCCGACCGTGCCCCGCGCCTCGATCTGGAAGCGAGCTATGTGATCCCGGCAAGCGCCGGGGGCATGCCGCTTCTGAAGAACTATGTCGACTTGATCCGTGGCAATCCGCCGGGTTCCGCCAGGATCGGCGAGGCCGCCGCGCGTCATGTCTACGATCTGACGGCCCTGGTTCTCGATGGTTTCGTGCGCGGCGGCGCCGAGCGGAACGAAATCAGCATTGCGGCGGCCCGGCTCAAGCTCGTCCAGAAGGATATCCGCGAGCGCCTTTGCGATCACGGCCTTCATATCGAGGCCGTTGCGAGGCGCCAGGGCGTCACGGTGCGTTATGTCCAGCGCCTCTTCGAGAATGTCGGCACGACCTTCACGGATTTCGTTCGCGAGCAGCGGCTCGAATATGCCCTCCGCCTGCTGCGGGAACGCGACCGTGCCTCCAGCACGATCACGACCATCGCCTACGATGCCGGGTTTTCGGAGGTCTCGTCCTTCAATAGGGCCTTTCGCAAGCGCTTCGACGCCACGCCCTCCGAGATCCGGGCGGAGATCCTGAGCCGCTGA
- a CDS encoding MFS transporter: MTTTTVDDVLDRAGTGAYQRRLLAIFGLVWTADAMQVLAVGFTAASIAATFDLTVPQALQTGTLFFLGMLVGAAGFGRLADRIGRRRVLIVTVACDALFGTLSVFAPDFAFLLVLRFLTGAAVGGTLPVDYAMMAEFLPARNRGRWLVMLEGFWALGTLIVALVAWAVSLAGLADGWRYIFAVTAIPALLGIGLRFLVPESPLYLLRLGKVQEAKAILDRILAVNGKPPLAADVSLASAANLPRSGIFSPELRQRSLMILAIWFLVSISYYGVFTWLPPRLAGEGFGFVRGYGFLVFLALAQIPGYALAAYGVEKWGRRPTLIGFCLLSSLGCLLFVVAGTAPLIGTSLLIMSFALLGTWGALYAFTPELYPTASRATGMGMAGAMARLGGLLAPSLMGFVVERSFGLAIGIFAALLIAAACAAVLIDAETRHASLA; encoded by the coding sequence ATGACGACGACAACAGTGGACGATGTGCTCGATCGCGCCGGCACCGGCGCCTACCAGCGGCGGCTTCTGGCGATATTCGGTCTCGTCTGGACGGCCGATGCCATGCAGGTGCTTGCGGTCGGCTTCACGGCTGCCTCGATTGCGGCAACCTTCGACCTGACGGTTCCCCAGGCCCTGCAGACCGGTACGCTGTTCTTCCTCGGCATGCTCGTGGGGGCCGCGGGCTTCGGCCGGCTGGCCGACCGCATCGGCCGACGACGGGTGCTGATCGTCACGGTCGCCTGCGATGCGCTGTTCGGCACGCTGTCCGTCTTCGCGCCCGATTTCGCTTTCCTCCTCGTGTTGCGGTTCCTCACCGGCGCCGCCGTCGGCGGCACGCTGCCCGTCGACTATGCGATGATGGCGGAGTTTCTGCCGGCGCGAAACCGGGGTCGCTGGCTGGTCATGCTGGAGGGCTTCTGGGCGCTTGGCACGCTCATCGTCGCGCTCGTCGCCTGGGCCGTCAGCCTCGCGGGCCTTGCCGATGGCTGGCGCTACATCTTTGCCGTGACGGCCATTCCCGCCCTGCTCGGCATCGGCTTGCGTTTCCTCGTGCCGGAATCGCCCCTCTATCTGCTGCGCCTCGGCAAGGTGCAGGAGGCGAAGGCCATTCTCGACCGCATTCTCGCGGTCAATGGCAAGCCGCCGCTGGCGGCGGATGTCTCGCTCGCGTCGGCGGCAAATCTGCCCCGGTCCGGCATCTTCTCGCCGGAACTGCGCCAGCGCAGCCTGATGATCCTGGCAATCTGGTTCCTGGTCTCGATCTCCTACTACGGCGTCTTTACCTGGCTGCCGCCGCGGCTTGCGGGCGAAGGGTTCGGTTTCGTCCGGGGCTATGGCTTCCTCGTCTTCCTCGCGCTCGCCCAGATCCCCGGCTATGCGCTCGCCGCCTACGGTGTCGAGAAATGGGGTCGCCGGCCGACATTGATCGGCTTCTGCCTGCTGTCGTCACTCGGATGCCTGCTGTTCGTGGTGGCGGGAACAGCACCGCTGATCGGCACCTCCCTGCTGATCATGAGCTTCGCCCTGCTCGGCACCTGGGGTGCGCTTTATGCCTTCACGCCGGAACTCTACCCCACGGCGTCGCGGGCGACCGGCATGGGCATGGCGGGCGCCATGGCAAGACTTGGCGGGCTGCTGGCGCCCTCGCTGATGGGGTTCGTGGTCGAGCGCAGCTTCGGCCTGGCGATCGGCATCTTCGCCGCCCTGTTGATCGCCGCGGCATGTGCCGCCGTGCTGATCGACGCGGAAACGCGGCACGCGTCGCTGGCTTGA
- a CDS encoding helix-turn-helix transcriptional regulator — protein MIEAETITTVMRALADPTRRAVFERIVNAREITVVELTRGSTVTQGAISQHLKSLKQAGLVSERPEGRNVYYRAQPEGLEPLADWMSHYGVFWRERFADLRTLLKEIDP, from the coding sequence ATGATCGAAGCCGAAACCATCACCACCGTCATGCGCGCCCTCGCCGATCCCACGCGGCGAGCGGTGTTCGAGCGTATCGTCAACGCCAGGGAAATCACCGTGGTCGAACTGACGCGGGGCAGCACTGTCACCCAGGGCGCCATCTCGCAGCATCTGAAATCCCTGAAACAGGCGGGCCTCGTCAGCGAACGCCCCGAGGGCCGCAACGTCTACTACCGTGCCCAACCCGAGGGGCTGGAGCCGCTGGCCGACTGGATGAGCCATTACGGTGTCTTCTGGCGCGAGCGCTTCGCCGATCTGAGAACCCTGCTGAAGGAAATCGATCCATGA
- a CDS encoding SRPBCC domain-containing protein, which translates to MNQAVKPDAQAIVLDDIFPHTPDVLWKALTSGDLIGRWLMMPKGFAPVVGNRFTFQTTPAGAWDGTIHCEVLEVVPNERLSYAWKGGHEDNEGYGSKLETVVTFTLGRTDTGTRLSLVHSGFLLPKNDTAYRNMSEGWKKVVRRFETVAAETASAETLQ; encoded by the coding sequence ATGAACCAAGCCGTGAAGCCGGATGCACAGGCCATCGTGCTCGACGACATCTTCCCCCACACGCCGGATGTGCTTTGGAAGGCCCTGACCAGCGGCGACTTGATCGGCCGCTGGCTGATGATGCCGAAGGGCTTTGCCCCTGTCGTCGGCAACCGCTTCACCTTTCAGACCACGCCGGCCGGCGCCTGGGACGGCACCATTCACTGCGAGGTGCTGGAGGTCGTGCCGAACGAGCGGCTGTCCTATGCCTGGAAAGGCGGCCATGAGGACAATGAGGGTTACGGCTCGAAACTGGAGACCGTCGTCACCTTCACGCTCGGCAGAACTGATACGGGCACGCGCCTCAGCCTCGTCCATTCCGGCTTCCTGCTTCCGAAGAACGACACCGCCTATCGCAACATGAGCGAGGGCTGGAAGAAGGTCGTCAGGCGGTTCGAGACGGTGGCCGCGGAAACGGCGTCCGCCGAAACGTTGCAGTGA
- a CDS encoding GFA family protein: MSRPYIGGCACGAIRYEVSGEPAVMVDCQCRQCQRDSGTGHQSHLTFVAAAVKVEGNASYWQSVGDGGTVKRRAFCPTCGSAVYMTFPDAPDIFIVTPASLDDPSRYRPQLVSWTAAGHAWDHLDPAVPTFEKMPPS, from the coding sequence ATGAGCAGACCCTATATCGGCGGCTGTGCCTGCGGTGCGATCCGCTACGAAGTCTCGGGGGAACCGGCCGTCATGGTCGACTGCCAATGCCGGCAATGCCAGCGCGACAGCGGCACCGGACACCAGTCTCACCTGACCTTCGTCGCCGCCGCGGTCAAGGTGGAGGGCAACGCATCGTATTGGCAGTCCGTCGGCGATGGCGGCACGGTGAAGCGGCGCGCCTTCTGCCCGACCTGCGGTTCGGCCGTCTACATGACGTTCCCGGACGCCCCCGATATCTTCATCGTCACCCCGGCGAGCCTCGATGACCCGAGCCGCTACAGGCCGCAACTGGTCTCCTGGACCGCGGCCGGGCATGCCTGGGACCATCTCGATCCGGCAGTGCCGACATTCGAGAAAATGCCGCCGTCGTAA
- a CDS encoding nitric oxide reductase activation protein NorD, protein MSDGFPPEWRERWRTAHGRIDHAGYGDLVATAYRRAGPALAARIDPAFAVELASAVSMVAIRAGRLAASLVPQAALLAARRFDAAAMHAWAAAVEDVARRAPEATLPLLENTRRLVDALEAPDFIAFVRMGLHLGGKDAARRRAFFALESGEAIRLVDGRSADGGLAEWRHGLGLYLSALWGIAPPIAEAPPDAPEQMRRRSGFGGGGIRLPAAFAGFEGDEARLLYRAAVAHIGAHHRFTRVKFPAAGLKPLQVALVSLIEDARVERLAARQMPGLASLWRRFHVARPEGPPIAIALMARLSRALADPDYADPHGWVEKGRSLFAEAIGVDIGDQQLSRRIGGLLGNDIGQMRLQFDAKTYVVQPAYRDDNMGIWDFGPDENQAPVEIEAMLEGARIEQQAGDDGRREEGEDGETARGRLAEARDDESLLVARYPEYDHVTGRYRPDWCRVREMPGPVGSTRHATALSEARSDLVERLSALIKASRISRQQRVRGQTEGEFLDMDASIAAMIARRAGEVPDTRVYGRYERRARDMSVLVLIDASRSTMERVRGSDGSVLEMELLSTALLARAMTDVGDPFAIAAFCSDGREDVRYMRVKDFDRPFDRFAVARLAGLSGDYSTRLGAVVRHAGGDLRRQRNYRRLLLIVTDGEPSDIDVDDRRYLVEDARMAVHELSREGIDTFCVALDSQADSYAQRIFGPRGAIRIDSIERLDKLLPAIYLRLRA, encoded by the coding sequence ATGTCAGATGGATTCCCGCCGGAATGGCGGGAGCGCTGGCGTACCGCGCATGGCCGCATCGATCATGCCGGTTATGGCGATCTCGTCGCGACGGCCTATCGCCGCGCCGGGCCGGCCCTTGCTGCCCGTATCGACCCCGCCTTCGCGGTGGAGCTCGCCTCCGCCGTCTCCATGGTCGCGATCCGCGCCGGCAGACTTGCCGCCAGCCTCGTACCGCAGGCGGCGCTTCTTGCCGCGCGCCGCTTCGACGCCGCTGCGATGCATGCCTGGGCGGCGGCGGTGGAGGATGTGGCGCGCCGCGCGCCGGAGGCCACGCTTCCTCTGCTGGAAAATACCCGCCGGCTTGTCGATGCGCTGGAGGCGCCGGATTTCATCGCCTTCGTCCGCATGGGCCTTCATCTCGGCGGCAAGGATGCGGCCCGTCGCCGGGCCTTCTTCGCGCTCGAAAGCGGCGAGGCGATCCGCCTCGTCGACGGGCGCTCTGCGGATGGCGGCCTTGCAGAGTGGCGTCATGGTCTCGGTCTCTATCTGAGCGCCCTCTGGGGGATTGCGCCACCCATTGCCGAGGCGCCGCCGGACGCGCCCGAGCAGATGCGACGCCGATCCGGTTTCGGTGGCGGCGGCATACGCCTGCCGGCGGCCTTTGCCGGTTTCGAGGGTGATGAGGCCAGGCTGCTCTACCGTGCCGCCGTCGCCCATATCGGCGCGCATCACCGTTTCACACGGGTGAAATTTCCTGCCGCCGGGCTGAAGCCGCTGCAGGTCGCGCTCGTTTCGCTCATCGAGGACGCCCGCGTCGAAAGGCTCGCCGCCCGGCAGATGCCCGGGCTTGCGTCCCTCTGGCGGCGCTTCCACGTCGCCCGGCCGGAAGGCCCACCCATCGCCATCGCCCTGATGGCCCGGCTTTCGCGGGCGCTGGCGGACCCGGACTATGCCGATCCGCATGGCTGGGTGGAGAAAGGTCGTAGCCTGTTTGCCGAGGCGATTGGCGTCGACATCGGCGACCAGCAGCTCAGCCGCCGCATCGGCGGGTTGCTCGGCAACGATATCGGCCAGATGCGCCTGCAGTTCGACGCCAAGACCTACGTCGTCCAGCCGGCCTATCGCGACGACAACATGGGCATATGGGATTTCGGCCCGGACGAGAACCAGGCGCCGGTCGAGATCGAGGCCATGCTGGAGGGGGCGCGGATCGAGCAGCAGGCCGGCGACGACGGGCGCCGGGAGGAGGGCGAGGACGGGGAGACGGCGCGCGGCCGGTTGGCCGAGGCGCGCGATGACGAGAGCCTGCTCGTCGCGCGCTATCCGGAATATGACCACGTGACCGGCCGGTACCGGCCCGACTGGTGCCGGGTGCGGGAGATGCCGGGACCGGTCGGTTCGACCCGGCATGCGACGGCCTTGAGCGAGGCGCGGTCCGATCTCGTCGAACGGCTTTCGGCGCTGATCAAGGCGTCGCGGATCAGCCGCCAGCAGCGTGTCCGCGGCCAGACCGAAGGGGAATTCCTCGATATGGATGCCAGCATCGCGGCGATGATCGCGCGGCGCGCGGGGGAGGTGCCCGATACGCGTGTCTATGGCCGCTACGAGCGCCGCGCGCGTGACATGTCGGTGCTCGTCCTGATCGATGCGTCACGCTCGACGATGGAAAGGGTGCGCGGTTCCGATGGCTCCGTGCTGGAGATGGAGCTGTTATCGACGGCGCTGCTTGCGCGGGCGATGACGGATGTCGGCGATCCCTTCGCCATCGCCGCCTTCTGTTCCGACGGGCGGGAGGACGTGCGCTACATGCGCGTCAAGGATTTCGACCGGCCCTTCGACCGCTTTGCCGTCGCGCGCCTTGCCGGCCTGTCGGGCGATTATTCGACGCGGCTCGGCGCGGTCGTGCGCCATGCCGGCGGCGATCTCCGGCGGCAGCGGAACTATCGCCGGCTGCTGCTCATCGTCACGGACGGCGAGCCCTCCGACATCGATGTCGACGACCGGCGCTATCTCGTGGAGGATGCCCGCATGGCCGTGCACGAACTCTCGCGCGAGGGGATCGATACCTTTTGCGTCGCGCTCGATTCCCAGGCGGATTCCTACGCGCAACGCATCTTCGGCCCGCGCGGCGCGATCCGCATCGACTCGATCGAGCGGCTCGATAAATTGCTGCCGGCGATCTATCTGCGCCTGCGTGCCTAG
- a CDS encoding CbbQ/NirQ/NorQ/GpvN family protein has product MRSIVTNLDAYRISSEPFYRPVESEIALFEAAHKSRMPVMLKGPTGCGKTRFVEHMAWRLGKPLITVSCHEDMTASDLVGRYLLDTDGTVWHDGPLTLAVREGAICYLDEIVEARQDTTVVIHSLTDDRRILPLEKKNEVVRAHPDFHVVISYNPGYQSVLKDLKESTKQRFGAIAFGYPSPEIEAEIVAREAGIDRRTAETLVRIAERSRNLKGQGLEEGASTRMLINSGLLIAAGIAVEAACQVAMVVPITDDPDLRDALTGAIAACL; this is encoded by the coding sequence ATGAGGTCTATCGTGACGAACCTGGATGCCTATCGCATTTCCAGCGAACCCTTCTATCGGCCGGTCGAAAGCGAGATCGCGCTGTTCGAGGCCGCCCACAAGAGCCGCATGCCCGTCATGCTGAAGGGGCCGACCGGCTGCGGCAAGACGCGCTTCGTCGAGCACATGGCCTGGCGGCTGGGCAAGCCGCTGATCACCGTCTCCTGCCATGAGGACATGACGGCCTCGGATCTCGTCGGGCGCTATCTGCTCGACACGGACGGCACGGTCTGGCACGACGGGCCGCTGACCCTTGCCGTGCGCGAAGGGGCGATCTGCTATCTCGACGAGATCGTCGAGGCGCGGCAGGACACCACCGTCGTCATCCATTCGCTGACCGACGACCGGCGCATCCTGCCGCTTGAAAAGAAGAACGAGGTGGTGCGGGCGCATCCGGATTTCCACGTCGTCATCTCCTACAATCCCGGCTATCAGAGCGTGCTCAAGGATCTGAAGGAATCGACCAAGCAGCGCTTCGGCGCGATCGCCTTCGGTTATCCATCGCCCGAGATCGAGGCGGAGATCGTCGCCCGGGAGGCGGGTATAGACCGGCGCACGGCGGAAACGCTGGTGCGTATCGCCGAGCGCTCGCGCAATCTCAAGGGGCAGGGGCTGGAGGAAGGGGCCTCCACCCGCATGCTGATCAATTCCGGCCTGCTGATCGCAGCCGGCATCGCTGTCGAGGCAGCCTGCCAGGTTGCCATGGTCGTGCCGATCACCGACGATCCGGACCTGCGCGACGCGCTGACCGGCGCGATTGCCGCCTGCCTCTGA
- a CDS encoding alpha/beta fold hydrolase, with amino-acid sequence MTLDYEIFGLGDFALQNGAILRDAKLAYKTFGTLNAAKDNAIVYPTWYSGQHYDNEWLVGRGMALDPDRYFIIIPNMFGNGLSSSPSNTPEPYNAARFPKVTAYDNVRAQHRLVTEHFGISHLRMVTGWSMGALQTFHWGAMYPDMMDLLVPFCGSAKCSRHNFVFLEGVKAALTADDAFQNGWYTTKPHKGLRAAARVYAGWGFSQSFYREELDLKTLGYASLEDFLVAFWEGFFLPKDPNNLLTMLWTWQNGDISANDLFNGDYKAALGAIKAKTYVMPGGTDLYFPPEDSQNEVANMPNATYVPIPSIWGHFAGGPGTNPVDVKFLDDKLKELLAS; translated from the coding sequence ATGACGCTCGACTACGAAATCTTCGGCCTCGGCGATTTCGCCCTGCAGAACGGCGCGATCCTGCGCGACGCCAAACTGGCCTACAAGACCTTCGGAACGCTCAATGCCGCGAAGGACAATGCCATCGTCTATCCGACCTGGTATTCCGGCCAGCACTACGACAACGAATGGCTTGTCGGCCGGGGCATGGCGCTCGATCCCGACAGGTACTTCATCATCATTCCGAACATGTTCGGCAACGGCCTTTCCTCCTCGCCGAGCAACACGCCGGAGCCCTACAATGCCGCCCGCTTCCCGAAGGTGACGGCCTATGACAATGTCCGCGCCCAGCACCGGCTGGTGACGGAGCACTTCGGCATTTCGCACCTGCGCATGGTGACCGGCTGGTCGATGGGCGCGCTGCAGACCTTCCATTGGGGCGCCATGTACCCGGATATGATGGACCTGCTCGTGCCCTTCTGCGGTTCGGCGAAATGCTCGCGCCACAACTTCGTCTTCCTGGAGGGCGTGAAGGCGGCGCTGACGGCGGACGATGCCTTCCAGAATGGCTGGTACACGACAAAGCCGCACAAGGGCCTGCGGGCCGCCGCCCGCGTCTATGCCGGCTGGGGTTTCTCGCAGTCCTTCTACCGCGAGGAACTGGACCTGAAGACGCTGGGCTATGCCTCGCTCGAGGATTTCCTCGTCGCCTTCTGGGAGGGTTTCTTCCTGCCGAAGGACCCCAACAACCTGCTCACCATGCTGTGGACCTGGCAGAACGGCGACATCTCGGCGAACGACCTCTTCAACGGCGACTACAAGGCCGCGCTCGGCGCGATCAAGGCGAAGACCTATGTCATGCCCGGCGGAACCGATCTCTACTTCCCGCCGGAGGACAGCCAGAACGAGGTCGCGAACATGCCGAACGCGACCTATGTGCCGATCCCCTCGATCTGGGGGCACTTTGCCGGCGGGCCGGGCACCAATCCCGTCGACGTCAAGTTCCTGGACGACAAGCTGAAAGAACTGCTGGCGTCCTGA
- a CDS encoding cytosine permease: MSTQSTGPGDLSPLDADHVLGEEYEHAPVPLSARHSLFSMVTVWAGFPAIITGSMTGSILVLGMGFSRALVAMVLGNLIMFAYVGALGLSATKSGRNFALIASGVFGTKGYALASGLLSTLLLGWFAVQTGITGALIASTYGMSYVAMTIVAGLLYIAITFIGVRGLHLIGLVSVPLFFVLGLFVVMHAASTTTFDAIWNYAGNNGVATMSMGVGLTVVIALFIDAGTVTADFNRWARTGSHSLIATFSAFPVSNLVAMLVGGILTAALAVPNANPFGADNMFGYMNTLQIGWLSALAFLFLYINLGSVCSHCLYNAATGWSRILGSKMRLLAVVLGVLGIVIAAGNVWAFFIQWLSLLGIVVPPIGMILLVEAYIFKSAGAMEKEWRSTPFLSWAIGSAVGFVVEFYAPQFSTAISAGLVAGIAHLALSSLKDRRTAAGASA; the protein is encoded by the coding sequence GTGTCTACACAGTCCACAGGGCCAGGCGATCTGTCGCCGCTCGATGCCGACCACGTGCTCGGCGAAGAATACGAACATGCGCCCGTGCCGCTTTCGGCCCGGCACAGCCTCTTTTCCATGGTGACGGTCTGGGCCGGGTTCCCGGCGATCATCACCGGCTCCATGACGGGCTCGATCCTCGTGCTCGGCATGGGCTTTTCCCGCGCGCTCGTCGCGATGGTGCTCGGCAACCTGATCATGTTCGCCTATGTCGGCGCGCTCGGCCTTTCGGCGACGAAGAGCGGGCGAAACTTCGCACTGATCGCCTCCGGCGTCTTCGGCACCAAGGGCTATGCGCTCGCCTCCGGCCTGCTCTCGACGCTGCTGCTCGGCTGGTTCGCCGTGCAGACAGGCATTACCGGAGCGCTGATCGCCTCGACCTACGGGATGAGTTATGTGGCGATGACCATCGTCGCGGGCCTGCTCTATATCGCCATCACCTTCATCGGCGTGCGCGGCCTGCACCTGATCGGCCTCGTCTCGGTGCCGCTGTTCTTCGTGCTCGGGCTCTTCGTGGTGATGCACGCGGCCTCGACCACCACCTTCGACGCGATCTGGAACTATGCCGGCAACAACGGCGTCGCCACCATGTCGATGGGGGTCGGGCTGACGGTCGTCATCGCGCTCTTCATCGATGCCGGCACGGTGACCGCCGACTTCAACCGCTGGGCCAGGACCGGCAGCCATTCGCTCATCGCGACCTTCTCGGCCTTCCCGGTCTCCAATCTCGTCGCCATGCTGGTCGGCGGCATCCTGACGGCGGCGCTGGCGGTGCCGAACGCCAATCCGTTCGGGGCGGACAACATGTTCGGCTACATGAACACGTTGCAGATCGGCTGGCTCAGCGCGCTCGCCTTCCTGTTCCTCTACATCAATCTCGGCTCGGTCTGCTCGCACTGCCTCTACAATGCGGCGACCGGCTGGTCGCGCATCCTCGGCTCGAAGATGCGGCTGCTCGCCGTGGTGCTCGGCGTGCTCGGCATCGTGATCGCCGCCGGCAATGTCTGGGCTTTCTTCATCCAGTGGCTGTCGCTGCTCGGCATCGTGGTTCCGCCCATCGGCATGATCCTCCTGGTCGAGGCCTACATCTTCAAGAGTGCGGGCGCGATGGAAAAGGAATGGCGTTCGACGCCGTTTCTTTCCTGGGCGATCGGCTCGGCCGTCGGCTTCGTTGTCGAATTCTACGCGCCGCAGTTTTCCACGGCCATCAGCGCGGGCCTCGTCGCCGGCATCGCCCATCTCGCGCTGTCCTCGCTGAAGGACCGGCGCACCGCTGCGGGCGCTTCCGCCTGA